A genomic window from Companilactobacillus alimentarius DSM 20249 includes:
- the citD gene encoding citrate lyase acyl carrier protein yields the protein MEIKHTALAGTLESSDIQFILSQGKGININLDSQVEKQFGKQIRKVITDLLAEYDIENVNVHAVDKGALDCTIKARLIAAIQRATDTKNQPNWEVLG from the coding sequence ATGGAAATTAAGCATACAGCACTAGCAGGAACTCTTGAATCAAGCGATATTCAGTTCATCCTTTCTCAAGGAAAAGGAATTAATATCAATCTTGATTCACAAGTAGAAAAACAATTTGGAAAACAAATTAGAAAAGTTATTACAGACTTATTGGCTGAATATGATATTGAAAATGTTAATGTTCATGCCGTAGATAAGGGTGCTTTGGATTGTACGATTAAAGCTCGTTTGATTGCAGCTATTCAACGTGCGACAGACACAAAGAATCAACCAAATTGGGAGGTACTTGGATAA
- the citE gene encoding citrate (pro-3S)-lyase subunit beta — protein MERLRRTMMFVPGNNPAMIKDAGIYGADSIMFDLEDSVSLTEKDTARMLVFEALQNVDYGNSELVVRINGLDTEMGKADIYAMVKAGVEVIRLPKTETPDDVVETEKVIAEAEKFFGIENGRTHMMAAIESAEGVLNAPAIAKASDRLIGIALGAEDYVTNMKTHRYPDGAELSFARNMILHGARAAGIAAFDTVYSDVDNTEGFNHEVEIIHELGFDGKSVINPRQIPLVNAIYAPSEKEIRNAKDVLNAIEEAHKKGSGVISLRGKMVDKPVVARAERTMALAKASHLVDEEGNSYAE, from the coding sequence ATGGAACGTTTGAGAAGAACTATGATGTTTGTTCCTGGTAACAATCCAGCTATGATCAAAGATGCTGGTATCTATGGAGCAGATTCAATTATGTTTGATCTAGAAGATTCAGTTTCATTGACTGAAAAAGATACTGCAAGAATGTTGGTTTTTGAAGCTTTGCAAAATGTTGATTACGGCAATTCAGAATTAGTTGTCAGAATCAATGGCTTAGATACAGAAATGGGTAAAGCCGACATTTATGCAATGGTAAAAGCTGGTGTTGAGGTTATCCGTTTGCCTAAGACAGAGACACCTGATGATGTAGTTGAAACTGAAAAGGTGATTGCTGAGGCTGAGAAATTCTTCGGTATTGAAAATGGACGGACTCATATGATGGCCGCAATTGAAAGTGCCGAGGGAGTTTTGAACGCTCCTGCTATTGCTAAAGCTTCTGATCGCTTGATTGGGATTGCTCTTGGAGCCGAAGATTACGTTACAAATATGAAGACACATAGATATCCTGATGGTGCGGAACTCTCATTTGCTCGTAATATGATTTTGCATGGTGCTAGAGCTGCTGGAATTGCTGCATTTGATACAGTTTATTCTGATGTTGATAATACCGAAGGATTCAATCATGAAGTAGAGATTATTCATGAACTTGGATTTGATGGTAAATCAGTTATCAATCCTCGTCAGATTCCATTGGTTAATGCAATTTATGCACCAAGTGAAAAAGAAATTAGAAATGCTAAAGATGTTCTCAATGCAATTGAAGAAGCCCATAAGAAGGGTTCAGGAGTTATTTCATTACGCGGTAAGATGGTCGATAAGCCGGTCGTTGCCCGTGCAGAAAGAACTATGGCTTTAGCTAAAGCTTCACATTTAGTTGACGAGGAGGGCAACAGTTATGCTGAATAA
- the citF gene encoding citrate lyase subunit alpha, whose translation MLNKVNREIPDEILKDKNFKPFETTEIGSPETTYVAHQVKVSQGDNKLVDSIQDVIAKTGLKNGMTISFHHHFREGDFVFNMVMQEIINEGFKDLTLAPSSLTNVMNDMVIKAIKAGTVTHITSSGMRGSLGDFISHGGLKDPVVLRSHGNRARSIENGEIKIDVAFLGVPNADVVGNANAIHGDAVFGSMGYSLMDAKYADKVVLLTDTIMPYPNTPASIKQTQVDYVVKVPKVGDPDKIGSGATRFTKDPKELKIAQMVNQVITHSQYFKDGFSFQTGSGGAALAVSRYLRESMIAKNIKASFALGGITKPTVDLLEEGLVNKILDVQDFDKGAAASMANNENQQEIDSSWYADPYNKGAAVNQLDVCILSALEIDTKFNVNVMTGSDGVLRGAIGGHQDAANAKLTIISAPLVRGRIATVVPDVTTVVTPGDSIDVLVTEVGIAINPKRKDLIEALKNVPGVPVYTIDELQKRAQAIVGKPEKLQFTNRPVALIEYRDGSLIDIVNQVKD comes from the coding sequence ATGCTGAATAAAGTAAATCGTGAAATTCCTGATGAAATTTTAAAGGATAAGAATTTTAAACCATTTGAAACTACAGAGATTGGTAGTCCCGAAACGACTTATGTAGCACACCAAGTAAAAGTTTCTCAAGGTGATAATAAATTGGTAGATTCAATTCAAGATGTTATTGCTAAAACCGGATTGAAGAATGGCATGACAATTTCATTCCATCACCATTTCCGTGAAGGTGACTTTGTTTTCAACATGGTCATGCAAGAAATTATCAATGAAGGCTTTAAAGATTTGACTTTAGCACCTAGTTCATTGACAAATGTAATGAATGATATGGTCATAAAAGCTATTAAAGCAGGAACAGTTACTCATATCACTTCTTCTGGTATGCGTGGAAGTTTGGGAGATTTTATTTCACATGGTGGTTTGAAAGATCCAGTAGTTCTTCGTTCACATGGAAATCGTGCTCGTTCTATTGAAAATGGTGAGATAAAAATTGATGTTGCCTTTTTGGGTGTTCCTAATGCCGATGTAGTCGGTAATGCTAATGCCATCCACGGTGATGCTGTCTTTGGGTCAATGGGTTATTCATTGATGGATGCTAAATATGCTGACAAGGTAGTTTTGTTGACTGATACAATCATGCCTTATCCTAATACTCCCGCAAGTATTAAGCAGACTCAAGTTGATTATGTTGTTAAAGTTCCTAAGGTCGGAGATCCTGACAAGATTGGTTCTGGTGCTACACGTTTCACTAAAGATCCTAAGGAATTGAAGATTGCCCAAATGGTCAATCAAGTAATCACTCATTCTCAATATTTCAAAGATGGTTTTAGTTTCCAAACTGGTTCAGGTGGTGCTGCTCTAGCTGTCAGTCGTTACCTCAGGGAGTCCATGATTGCTAAAAATATTAAAGCTTCCTTTGCTTTAGGTGGAATTACTAAGCCTACAGTCGATCTACTTGAAGAGGGCTTAGTTAATAAGATTCTGGATGTTCAAGATTTCGATAAGGGTGCGGCTGCAAGTATGGCCAACAATGAAAATCAACAAGAAATTGATTCTTCATGGTATGCTGATCCATATAATAAGGGTGCCGCTGTTAATCAATTGGATGTCTGCATCTTGTCAGCTTTGGAAATTGACACTAAATTCAATGTCAATGTTATGACTGGATCTGATGGTGTTTTACGTGGTGCTATTGGTGGTCACCAAGATGCTGCTAATGCTAAGTTGACAATTATTTCTGCCCCATTGGTTCGTGGTAGAATTGCAACAGTTGTCCCAGATGTAACAACTGTAGTTACACCAGGCGATAGTATTGACGTATTGGTAACCGAAGTCGGTATTGCAATTAATCCGAAGAGAAAAGATTTAATTGAAGCTTTAAAGAATGTTCCTGGAGTTCCTGTCTATACAATCGATGAACTTCAAAAACGTGCACAAGCAATTGTTGGCAAGCCAGAAAAATTGCAATTTACTAACCGTCCAGTTGCTTTGATCGAATATCGTGATGGCAGTTTGATCGATATAGTTAACCAAGTTAAAGATTAG